The Prosthecobacter dejongeii genome contains a region encoding:
- a CDS encoding 3-keto-disaccharide hydrolase produces MKPILLVITSIALITPGFAQDKDAEGFVELFNGKDLSGWDGDPKLWKVEEGLVTGICTGPDSPVNNTFLIWRGGQVKDFELKATMRVIGDNNSGIQYRSRPLPEAGPWGIAGYQLDIHPALEHTGMTYEEKGRGIFGLNGKNVLLDPEGTRWLTNEHEPVKVDVAQWNDYTIIARGNHLIHQVNCQTTSELVDHDAKGRTLEGLLAIQLHRGNANTVQIKDLRLKVLKQVPVLPFDPTTLPAGAKKIERPGTKNPQGTGPAAPAKK; encoded by the coding sequence ATGAAACCTATTCTTCTTGTTATTACTTCCATCGCCCTCATCACTCCTGGCTTCGCTCAGGACAAAGACGCGGAGGGTTTTGTCGAGCTATTCAATGGCAAGGACCTCAGCGGCTGGGACGGCGATCCGAAACTCTGGAAGGTAGAAGAGGGTCTTGTGACAGGCATCTGTACGGGCCCGGACAGTCCGGTGAACAACACCTTCCTCATCTGGCGCGGGGGGCAGGTGAAGGACTTTGAATTGAAGGCCACGATGCGCGTGATTGGGGACAACAACTCTGGCATCCAGTATCGCAGCCGTCCGCTACCGGAGGCTGGCCCCTGGGGCATCGCGGGTTATCAGCTCGATATCCATCCGGCCCTTGAGCACACCGGCATGACCTATGAGGAAAAGGGCCGTGGCATCTTCGGCCTCAATGGCAAAAACGTGCTGCTTGATCCTGAAGGCACGCGCTGGCTCACCAACGAGCACGAGCCCGTGAAAGTGGATGTCGCTCAGTGGAACGACTACACCATCATTGCCCGTGGCAATCACCTCATTCATCAGGTCAATTGCCAGACCACCTCGGAGTTGGTGGATCACGACGCCAAAGGTCGCACCCTGGAGGGCCTGCTGGCCATCCAACTCCATCGCGGCAATGCCAACACCGTCCAGATCAAAGACCTGCGGCTCAAGGTACTTAAACAGGTCCCTGTCCTCCCCTTTGATCCCACCACCCTGCCCGCCGGCGCAAAAAAGATCGAGCGCCCTGGCACCAAAAATCCTCAGGGCACCGGCCCGGCAGCGCCTGCGAAAAAGTAG
- a CDS encoding type II toxin-antitoxin system ParD family antitoxin — MEIAHPPGLDPFVQHLVHTGRYADEADVVRTALRVLERQECDESPALESALLEGVRSPHRPYGPAVLEAIRQAAGIL, encoded by the coding sequence ATGGAAATCGCCCATCCCCCAGGACTTGACCCATTTGTTCAGCACTTGGTGCATACTGGTCGTTATGCCGACGAAGCAGATGTGGTGAGAACGGCTTTGCGAGTTTTGGAACGTCAGGAATGCGATGAATCACCAGCCCTGGAGTCCGCCCTTTTGGAAGGGGTGCGATCCCCACACCGACCTTACGGCCCGGCGGTTCTTGAGGCCATCCGTCAAGCTGCGGGGATCCTGTGA